GCTGTATGCAAATTATGCCATTGGGAAGGATGTCCAGGCAATGAAGGCTGTGGTCGGAGAAGAAGCACTTTCTTCTGAGGATCtggtctttttcttctcttaatTCACCAAATTCTCTATTAACATAGAGTCATTTATTACAATAATACTCACAATACTTCTGTTGTCTGGAACAGCTGTACTTAGAGTTCCTGGACAagtttgagagaaaatttgtTGCTCAAGGAGCTTATGACTCTAGGAATATCTTCCAATCTCTTGATCTGGCATGGACACTTCTTCGCATCTTTCCTCGTGAGCTTCTCCACCGTATACCAGGAAAGACCCTTGACCAGTACTACAGCCGTGATGCAGCTAATTGATGAAGAAGCCCTCTCGTACTGACATGTACCTTGCTGCCTCATTGGTTTTGTCTACAATTTGTTTATTCACCAGCTTTTTGATATAGGTTGCATTTCTCCGTTGAGCAGAAATAATAAAGGTTGTAGTCCACTTGAGGCCCCCGTGCGAAGCTCTTCGTCTGGTCAAAAGATGCAAATATTCTTTCAGCGGAGTGCTTTTTAGATCTTGTAATTCCTGTATCTTCTATTTATTAGTGTGGTCTGGAtactttttctcaaaattgaaACCATGGTAGTGAGGATTATAATGCCCAAgtttgatgattattctattTATCCTGTAATTCTGTCTTTGTTGGACTTTTTCCTTGAGAGGGAAAAAAACCTGTTCGATGTTTTTCAAAATGCGTTTGGCATGTTTTTAACTAATTGTATTACATGTTCATGTTCAATAATAATCTCAACTTTGCAAACGCGATTTCCCAAGTGCTGCTCTAATCgcaatttaaaatgaaatcaaatgtAAACATATCtacaaaatttgatggttttcaaGATTCTATAACAACAGTGTTGAAGAGAAAGCGGTCTTTCATTAGCCTTTTGAAAACGTCTAACAAAATCGGCATCATCTCCACCCTTCCAATACATTGTGCATACCTTTTTAGGAAAATCCATGTATAAAgggaaagaaaatcaatgagGTCCGGAATATTCCTCATCCTGAATGATAAAGGAAGGAACTAATAGAGGCTAAATATCCATTATTCAGATAGAGCAAATGGATCTTACTGAATCTCAGCCTGCTTTTGATGTTCTTGCTACAGGTGGCAGGACAACTAAGTCAAGGTTCCCTGGATAAGGAGTCCAGAAGCCTAATCCACCCCTACCTTCTATCATACTGCTACCATTCCCCTTTAATTCGTCCCGTGATTTTACCCACTCTATTTTAGAAGAATGCTCTCTGGTATGTGGGTGCAACACAAACAGTGAGTTATACTCGCAATTTGGGAACATATAGAACTTGAACAAACCCTTTAATCTATAGACAACATAGCCAAAACTCAGCTGATCTCTGGGTGTTAAGAGATTGACTTCATTGAACCACAAGCAGCTAAACAAGTTACTCAATGCAGTATGTTCTCTTATGATGACAGCACCCTCTGGTACATCTgcaatatgtaaaattttgttgGTAACATGAACGAGTAATTGCATATAACAAAGTCTAAATGGAGCACTCTTAGAAGGTCTTTCAAAGGCGAATGAAATAACTAAACAGCAAATAGGCTTGTCTGAGTCCTGACTGCAGTTTGTCAGGAAGCAGCCCTAATATTCAATTGAAGACAAAGGCCAAATAAAGCTATGTGTTTTTCATAAACTTGCCGCAACATATAATACAAGTCTTATAAGTTGCCTCGTGGTTACAGTTTTTCCTCCAAGAATACAGGCACTCTTGATCATAAGGTTTCCTTTTACTTATATAGTGAAATATTGTTATTCTTAAAACTGAGAGGTCAGATGTTCAAAGTTCACATAAAAACCAGATGACAAAACCAAAGCAAATATTGAGTAAAGTTGTAACATTCTTCTTACCACTAATGGTGTTTTTCTTTATACTCCATGGCTCCATTCCTTCATAGCGGTAAATTTTCATCTGATAATCAATAAGAGGTCGGGCATACCGCTTCCTTCTCTTATTTGCATCAGCTTCCTCGTATATGCTGCGATGATGTTTATGCTGAGCAATAGCAAAGGTATGCTTTCCACGCCATAAGTATCTGCAGAACAAAGATAATTGATGATATCAAGACACTCCTCCACTGTAACCATAGAGGAAGAGGGGCAGGGGCGAACCTTCATCCGCATGCTTATGAACTTATTTAACTAAAACTGAGTTGAGTTTTCATTTTCAGATTACTAGAGCAACCAAAAATCATAACAGTTTAAAATTCAGTTTCTGGCAACTTCATGAACACAAATATACCTTTCAAGAATTAGTAATGGATCAACAATCAGCTCCATTTTACCATCAATCCAAATGCTATACTGTGCTTGAGGAAACAACCTATGGGTTAAAATCTTAGGAACCTTCCCATTCCTTCTGGGCTCATCATAAGGTGGATGCTTCAGTAAAATAAGACGCCAAATACCCACCCACTGCCCACCTGCGGAATCTTCCTTGATGGTAACATTCTTCCTTATGAATTTAAGAGATACCTCATCCATCACCATAAGAAAACAGAAGAGCTTCTTAGAGCGGCGACTAATGTTGGAAGGCTGATGAGGAACATCATATCCATCAAAAATCCCCGATGcaacaacaaatttacacttcTTAACATATTTGACATCCAAGGGAGACATTTCAGCTCCACCATTTCGCATAAATCCACAGTGCACCTGAATAAAAGAGCACAttgcaaaagaaatgaaactAACCTAAATTTATGATGGAAAGTTAAAACAACTACTTTTAAATACCaataaacctttttttttttggctgaaagaaccaataactaattaaaagagtagaaaataaTGACTACAcatagaaaatttaatttcaccttcatgttagaatttaatttgaaactcTCTTCTCTTTGCAACCAGCTTTGATGTCCTCCAAAGAGAGGGGATGACTGAGATCCATTATGCACAAACTCATCCTCCAAAAAGTAGGTTAGATTTTTGACAATTGTGTCGGGAGTTCTTTCCTTTGGAATAAAAATTGTGTTAGGGTCATCCACAGTGGGAATTGGGCAACCTAATCAATGTAGCTAGAATCAGTATCATTTACTTGAACAACATTGAGGTCAATACTGCAATTAAGAGATGTTGCTATAAGCTTACGATGTTGTGATTTTGGAACAAGCCCCATTGTGTCTAACATAATAAATACCTTGCCCTGTTTGTTGCAGATTGCTGCATATCAAGAAGAAACCATAACATCACTTCAACACTGAATCAACAGAGAGTTTTCACCAAATAAAGTTATTTAATAACATCAGTCCACTCAAGAACGAGAGCATCACAAATTTCAGGAAGTAAAAGCAATTCTTGATCTACTCCAAAACTACCTAACCCTAAAAATTATTCCAGAATGACAACATAATGTACAAAATAACCTCTCATCAAAAGAGGCTTAAATCAAGTAATGGTCCTTTTTGGAGTCAAGCTACCTAACTTTTAACACAGACTTCAGCACTGAATATTTTAACACAGACATAAGATTCATGATTCAGTTTCCGTCTCTTTATTCCACACAGGATAAGTTACTAATGATTTAAATGCCAGCAGCAAATGAACAGatgaaaagtttaaaatagCACAAAATAAATTGCAAAATAAACTTCAAATCTCCCTAATACCTGAAAAGAAAGCCAAAGAAGATTGACAAGACCAgacatgaaataataatacaacaagaatGAGTAACATCCACGCAATGCCAGCTACAAGAACCAATCTAATAAATCCTCTCTTCCACACGATCTTCATCGGATAATCTTGAGGAAACCTCGGAGAAAATAAACCTACTTCAGCATCTGCATCATCAGCACATATCTTAATTCTTTAGCCAAAATAAAGCAATGCCACACTGAAACAATGCTAAACCAAAACTCCATTAGATAAAAGCATAATCTTTTGTTTCTACACTCAAAACCCATGCAAAGAAATCACTTCCCATCAgcttaaaattcataaaaatataaccTCTTTCACTTCTTGtgataaaattcataaagcccattaattaaaaaaaaaaattcatagcCTTTTATGAtatcaagaaagaaaagaaatagttTTCACTTGCCTTGGGTACGAAGGGTTTGATGATTTCGATCCCCTCTCCTGTTTAAGCGCGAAGAGTAAGAAGATAGAGCCTTGCTCTCCATTATCACTCAGCTTGATGAACACAGTAAAATGTTGATCAAAATCATGCCAATTGGAGTATATTAACAAAGTAGCAGCACTTGCTAACGCGCTAAAAACacgaaaaagggaaaaaaaaaaaaggctcaaACTTTTTACTTATTGACAATTTATGAAGTTAttgaaacaataatttttttgaatcctGAAGGGGTAGCTAAAGAATCCAATTAAGAACGAAAAAGGAAGAAACTTTGAGGGGGCACAAGTGGATATAGAAAGAATGTAAGAACTGTCCAGATCTAAGCAAACTTGTGAAAGCTAatgattcaaaatttctaaTCTCGAATAATTAGATCtataaaaagaattcaatTAAACTTGATTCACTCACCCACCCAGTGCCTGAGATTCTCCAAAGCTCAAGCACTCCATGCGCCTCCGTCAAACGGCGTAGTTTTAAGTGACTGTGTATaactaaaagagaaaagaactGCGAACTCCCTAATGTTTGGGAAAAGGAACGTAAAGTCTCTTAATATTTCACGAAAGATATATAACCtccatttttatcaataaatttaatttattttaataataaatttatttttaatatataattatctttatgtccctataataaataaattaatatattaacataaGACATATAGTTGATAACGTGtataatagaataaataacattttacttaaaatttaaaattatatctatttttagACTGAATTATTTACTCTAAATTATCAATATACAtttccaataaaaaattatgaatgatgaatcaaattaaaattcactctaaaaataataaaaaatttagataaaagacaattatattttaattttaagttttaaaaaaagttttttatttcattacacaCATGATATATCTTAAgtcaatatattaatttatttattatagtgacataataataataattataaattataaataaatttattattaaaacaaacagaatttattaacaaaaatgagGTTAtatgtcttttttaaaatgttaagggagtttatgtcattttttcgAACGCTAGGGTTCACATGCTGAAACTTTGCAACGGTGTCGTTTTTTGCAGTGAAAATAACACACAGGTTCACACGCTGACGTTCGTCTTCCTCCTCCATTGACAACTTAAATAGGGTTTGCGATTTCCgatcaagttttaattttctttgggGAATTCTGTTCTATTGTTGAGTGATTTGGtgacaaagaagaaagagagaatggAAGCAGAGGTGATAGAAGCAGAGCTTGTGCTGCCAACGTACATGAGTTTCAAGAGAATACAAATGTATGAAAAGTACCCCAAAGGCCAGTCAAGGGGCAGGCATTGGAAACATCTCAAGCAAATTCTTCAAGCTGAGAATTATCAGAATTACCCTCCTGATGAACCCAATTGTAAGTTGATGCAAATTCTTCAAACAGTAtggaaaacacaa
This window of the Citrus sinensis cultivar Valencia sweet orange chromosome 8, DVS_A1.0, whole genome shotgun sequence genome carries:
- the LOC102617011 gene encoding probable hexosyltransferase MUCI70, translating into MESKALSSYSSRLNRRGDRNHQTLRTQDAEVGLFSPRFPQDYPMKIVWKRGFIRLVLVAGIAWMLLILVVLLFHVWSCQSSLAFFSAICNKQGKVFIMLDTMGLVPKSQHRCPIPTVDDPNTIFIPKERTPDTIVKNLTYFLEDEFVHNGSQSSPLFGGHQSWLQREESFKLNSNMKVHCGFMRNGGAEMSPLDVKYVKKCKFVVASGIFDGYDVPHQPSNISRRSKKLFCFLMVMDEVSLKFIRKNVTIKEDSAGGQWVGIWRLILLKHPPYDEPRRNGKVPKILTHRLFPQAQYSIWIDGKMELIVDPLLILERYLWRGKHTFAIAQHKHHRSIYEEADANKRRKRYARPLIDYQMKIYRYEGMEPWSIKKNTISDVPEGAVIIREHTALSNLFSCLWFNEVNLLTPRDQLSFGYVVYRLKGLFKFYMFPNCEYNSLFVLHPHTREHSSKIEWVKSRDELKGNGSSMIEGRGGLGFWTPYPGNLDLVVLPPVARTSKAG